Proteins from a single region of Sphingomonas morindae:
- a CDS encoding DEAD/DEAH box helicase family protein, with protein sequence MTEPAALIGMDADERQLLKEAVCDAILERTRRTISGDGEIGRTILGDKPSRVLGSGFILPRVDEDGDDESSDIRLASHGLDLRLRDAEGVLRVIPSLAVYMRILPSAEDLFARGGRLIPRAELSTAASQQARAEIARRLDQQAAGASARERREMRTAIVEQVYREMGVVVPEGAIVPQGTETDLPEGSDRPASEGFLRLRIPNAIARQYSVPLKWRRVDVPAPVLELLLPAGADGWSAPLADYNQHLQVAIQDACLAFLATEEGRNWAWRRRRPESEDFWSREAWERFLVRARGDASVPADVVPQISMQLLVQALPDPTAEGCQSVRAALENLRESDADMECGLFNVSLRLELPEAALAPMRLERVRRSYHLAGFMTMPGIGVNGGVDDLGVEDGVRRLRTTWMPRYVLPRLRARSVAAVPTAYARLSDPNEEVAPLSALVAAMDAWRAEIALSTDLVLHPDEGDVLDEQRQREQFQADLGAWEYEARRVELGIDLLSRSRDAWRQDPASEAAIPYRAWLLLNLAFHRANPQRDGEAPGWRLFQLAFILAHVPTLAARVPSFEADFRADFDEDAASLLYMSTGGGKTEAFFGTVVFGLFLDRLRGKRRGVTAMMHYPLRLLTVQQAQRLARLLAHAEMVRRSERVRGAPFEIGFWVGGGNTPNRTETRPGRLHDDLLPIPAWNDQRAGDEQALLDGTAGGERGYAAARAAWNKLPTCPFCRSETETALRLFPEERNRLGIVCLNRRCDWNEEHRGAGRPVPLPFLLADSDIYRRAPSVLLGTIDKLALIGQSTRTIDDIAGMLGLARTLEGGADGMLNQPSGQDLAAAGGGGLERVAPAFDGGIELFHDPFPCLIVQDEMHLLEESLGTFGGIFETGLFAWLRRLAPLLGSRAARVPGAPDRPRLPHVVGATATVSDAAKHARALYQLGVRQFPHPGPALHSTFYSDMASFNPAGPAADRAAVLDDGGASPRAREAAAPWGRLHASIMTNGRLHTVTTIAVLAAHAATITRWERDLASADQARRDRAATEMEECVSDAPFSAGRRAAVAAVREGARHDRLAALVDLHRIELTYVTNKKGGDQILSALGPEALEAHAAMGEPYRLSAFMTELISGGVDIAGIQRVIRAAETPFDPLADDIAHALRVIVATSAISHGVDVEAFNAMAFAGMPADVAEYIQASSRVGRTHVGFSLLVPTPQTRRDRFVVEVHESFHRLLERMIVPPAIERWADRAVARTVPSLVQTWLAGVHFQRRVVEASEGSKAGVPLPATVEQLARILSSAAALDDCAAFVREAIGIHGVEGRPANPSYYADLVREELRRIEVVAGSDNFTGRLADFWSNPLSGLQRPMMSLRDVDAAGIIRASRVDIQNRPLDGEALDLAMAFLRNRGGRRAAASELDREA encoded by the coding sequence GTGACTGAGCCAGCTGCGCTGATCGGGATGGACGCGGACGAGCGCCAGCTCCTGAAGGAGGCGGTTTGCGATGCCATCCTCGAACGCACCCGCAGGACGATATCCGGTGACGGCGAGATCGGGAGGACGATCCTTGGCGACAAGCCGTCGAGGGTGCTCGGAAGTGGCTTCATTCTGCCTCGCGTCGACGAGGACGGAGACGACGAGTCGAGCGACATCCGCCTAGCGAGCCATGGGTTGGACCTGCGCCTCCGGGACGCGGAGGGCGTCCTGCGGGTGATCCCTTCGTTGGCCGTCTACATGAGAATACTGCCGAGCGCAGAGGACCTGTTCGCCCGGGGGGGTAGGCTGATCCCCCGCGCCGAGCTGTCCACCGCCGCCTCGCAGCAGGCCAGGGCCGAGATCGCGCGTCGCCTCGATCAGCAGGCAGCCGGCGCAAGCGCGCGCGAGCGGCGCGAGATGCGCACCGCGATCGTGGAGCAGGTCTATCGTGAGATGGGCGTGGTCGTCCCGGAAGGGGCCATCGTCCCTCAGGGGACCGAAACCGATCTGCCCGAGGGGTCCGACCGGCCTGCGAGCGAGGGATTTCTCAGGCTCCGCATACCCAACGCGATCGCGCGGCAATACTCCGTCCCGCTCAAATGGCGTCGAGTGGACGTGCCTGCGCCAGTGCTAGAGCTCCTCCTGCCCGCCGGGGCGGACGGCTGGTCGGCCCCGCTCGCCGACTACAATCAACACCTGCAGGTCGCAATCCAGGATGCTTGCTTGGCTTTCCTCGCCACCGAGGAGGGTCGGAATTGGGCTTGGCGGCGGCGACGGCCGGAGTCGGAGGACTTCTGGTCGCGCGAAGCGTGGGAGCGTTTTCTCGTGCGGGCGCGGGGTGACGCGTCGGTGCCGGCGGACGTCGTGCCGCAGATCAGCATGCAGCTCCTCGTCCAAGCGTTGCCCGATCCAACGGCCGAGGGCTGCCAGTCGGTCCGAGCGGCCTTGGAGAACTTGCGCGAAAGTGACGCCGACATGGAGTGCGGCCTGTTCAACGTCTCGCTCCGCCTGGAGCTGCCGGAGGCGGCGCTCGCCCCCATGCGCCTCGAGCGCGTCCGGCGCAGCTACCATCTTGCCGGGTTCATGACGATGCCGGGGATCGGCGTGAACGGAGGGGTGGACGATCTGGGCGTCGAGGACGGTGTCCGCCGATTGAGGACCACCTGGATGCCGCGGTACGTACTGCCGCGCCTGAGGGCCCGTTCGGTGGCTGCGGTGCCTACCGCCTACGCTCGGCTGTCCGACCCGAATGAGGAAGTGGCCCCGCTCTCCGCGCTTGTTGCGGCTATGGACGCTTGGCGTGCCGAGATCGCCTTGTCGACCGACCTGGTCCTGCACCCTGACGAGGGCGACGTCCTCGACGAGCAGCGTCAGCGCGAGCAGTTCCAAGCCGATCTAGGCGCCTGGGAATACGAGGCGCGGCGCGTCGAGCTCGGCATCGACCTGCTGTCGCGCTCGCGCGACGCTTGGCGGCAGGACCCGGCGTCGGAGGCCGCCATCCCCTACCGCGCATGGCTCCTCCTCAACTTAGCGTTTCATCGCGCGAACCCGCAGCGGGACGGCGAAGCCCCGGGCTGGAGACTGTTCCAGCTGGCGTTCATCCTAGCGCACGTGCCAACCCTGGCGGCGCGCGTGCCGTCGTTCGAAGCGGACTTCCGGGCTGACTTTGACGAGGACGCAGCCAGCCTCCTCTACATGTCGACTGGCGGCGGCAAAACCGAGGCGTTCTTCGGCACTGTGGTGTTCGGCCTTTTTCTAGACCGTCTGAGGGGCAAGCGCCGCGGCGTCACGGCGATGATGCATTATCCGCTGCGGCTCCTGACTGTGCAGCAGGCGCAGCGTCTCGCCAGATTGCTGGCGCACGCGGAAATGGTCCGGCGCTCCGAGCGGGTCCGGGGGGCGCCGTTCGAGATCGGCTTCTGGGTGGGCGGCGGCAACACACCCAACCGAACGGAAACACGCCCAGGCCGGCTGCATGACGACCTTCTGCCGATCCCCGCCTGGAATGACCAGCGCGCCGGGGACGAACAGGCGCTCCTGGACGGTACGGCGGGAGGGGAGCGCGGCTACGCGGCCGCGCGCGCCGCCTGGAACAAGCTGCCGACTTGCCCATTCTGCCGATCGGAGACCGAGACCGCGCTGCGGCTCTTCCCGGAGGAGCGCAACCGGCTCGGCATTGTCTGCCTTAACCGTCGGTGCGATTGGAACGAGGAGCACCGCGGGGCGGGCAGGCCCGTGCCCCTCCCCTTTCTCCTGGCCGACTCAGACATTTACCGGCGCGCCCCTTCGGTTCTGCTTGGGACGATCGACAAGCTGGCGCTAATCGGCCAGAGCACCCGTACGATCGACGACATAGCCGGCATGCTGGGCCTCGCGCGCACTCTCGAGGGCGGCGCGGACGGCATGCTGAACCAGCCGAGCGGGCAGGACTTGGCAGCGGCGGGAGGCGGCGGCCTCGAACGCGTCGCGCCCGCCTTCGACGGCGGCATCGAGCTGTTCCATGACCCCTTCCCGTGCCTGATTGTCCAGGACGAGATGCACCTGCTCGAGGAAAGCCTGGGAACCTTCGGCGGCATATTCGAGACCGGCCTGTTCGCCTGGCTGCGACGGCTGGCGCCGTTGCTTGGGAGCCGCGCGGCGCGCGTCCCTGGCGCGCCCGACCGTCCGCGGCTGCCGCACGTCGTGGGCGCGACCGCGACGGTGTCCGACGCCGCCAAGCACGCCCGCGCGCTCTACCAGCTCGGGGTCCGGCAGTTTCCGCACCCGGGGCCCGCCCTGCACTCGACATTCTACAGCGACATGGCGAGCTTCAACCCCGCCGGCCCCGCCGCCGACCGGGCGGCCGTGCTCGACGATGGAGGCGCTTCGCCACGGGCGCGCGAGGCCGCGGCGCCCTGGGGTCGGCTGCACGCGAGCATCATGACCAACGGCCGCCTCCACACGGTCACCACGATCGCGGTGCTCGCGGCCCACGCCGCGACCATCACCCGGTGGGAGAGGGATCTGGCGTCAGCTGATCAGGCCCGTCGCGATCGGGCGGCGACTGAGATGGAGGAGTGCGTCTCCGATGCGCCGTTCTCGGCAGGGAGGAGGGCCGCGGTCGCTGCGGTCCGGGAAGGGGCGCGTCACGACCGTCTCGCCGCGCTGGTCGATCTCCATCGCATCGAGCTCACCTACGTCACCAACAAGAAGGGCGGCGACCAGATCCTCTCCGCGTTGGGACCCGAGGCCTTGGAGGCGCACGCCGCGATGGGTGAGCCGTATCGATTGTCTGCCTTCATGACCGAGCTGATTTCAGGCGGCGTCGACATCGCCGGCATACAGCGGGTGATCCGCGCCGCCGAGACGCCATTCGATCCGCTCGCTGACGATATCGCGCATGCGCTGCGCGTGATTGTCGCCACCAGCGCCATATCCCACGGCGTCGACGTTGAAGCGTTCAACGCCATGGCGTTCGCCGGCATGCCGGCCGATGTCGCCGAATACATCCAGGCGTCCTCGCGCGTCGGCCGCACGCATGTCGGCTTCTCGCTCCTCGTACCGACTCCGCAGACGCGCCGGGACCGGTTCGTCGTCGAAGTGCACGAGTCCTTCCACCGGCTGCTCGAGCGCATGATCGTGCCGCCCGCCATCGAGCGCTGGGCGGATCGCGCCGTCGCCCGCACCGTGCCTTCGCTCGTCCAGACCTGGCTGGCGGGTGTCCACTTCCAGCGCCGAGTCGTCGAGGCCTCCGAAGGGAGCAAGGCCGGCGTCCCTTTGCCCGCCACCGTGGAGCAGCTCGCGCGCATCCTCTCGAGTGCCGCCGCGCTCGACGACTGCGCGGCGTTCGTGCGGGAGGCGATAGGCATCCACGGCGTGGAGGGCCGGCCCGCCAATCCGAGCTACTACGCTGATCTGGTCCGAGAAGAGCTGCGCAGAATCGAGGTAGTCGCCGGATCGGACAACTTCACGGGGCGACTGGCCGACTTTTGGAGCAATCCGTTGAGCGGGTTGCAGCGTCCGATGATGAGCCTCCGCGACGTCGACGCCGCCGGGATCATCCGGGCGTCACGGGTCGACATCCAGAACCGGCCTTTGGATGGCGAGGCGCTCGACCTCGCAATGGCGTTTCTACGCAATCGGGGCGGCCGCCGCGCCGCCGCCAGCGAACTCGACCGTGAGGCGTGA
- a CDS encoding Eco57I restriction-modification methylase domain-containing protein yields MLTHPDIEAFAAEDRVARIVSFYRRRPALNASSSVDAILADRAPAEVAGLLAELSPAWFDHAVASVYAALMGRRRRKALGAYFTPPGLVRHLVGRAQSFGVDLANARVRDPAAGGAAFIVPIAREMVALWRADGIADVVIVERLRERLVGREIEPGLARLANALMRRCLVREHGINAAVAETLDVIREGDSLKVQDHDGADHEIGNPPFLRLASHAGQADAERFRDISSGRLNLYSIFVRRGLAALPAEGILAYIIPASFIGGPEFARFRVRVRQLAEVLAVDMIKGRSTVFMDVVQDTCILVLRRRDAELADLPSAEAACITVGGDGFPISEGVVQLPPGDGPWLLPGDNHDLPSTLEEWGYSARIGYLVANRQADRLHESPAPGRVPLIWAKAIGQDGTFDFERGKRFRAKSWVEAPSDAPYLSRVGCVAVQRTSARGQRRRIAAAEIPAGFVKEYGGVVAENHVILLLPSRPDAASPAALADALNRPEVGDQLDRMCGSASIPARLLERVPMPMP; encoded by the coding sequence ATGCTCACGCATCCCGACATCGAGGCCTTCGCAGCCGAGGATCGCGTCGCGCGCATCGTCAGCTTCTACAGGCGACGCCCCGCGCTAAACGCGTCGTCGAGCGTGGACGCCATCCTAGCAGATCGCGCGCCGGCTGAGGTGGCTGGGCTCCTCGCGGAGCTCAGCCCCGCCTGGTTCGACCACGCCGTCGCGAGCGTCTACGCCGCGCTGATGGGGAGGCGGCGGCGCAAGGCGCTTGGCGCCTACTTCACCCCTCCTGGCCTTGTTCGCCATCTTGTCGGGCGCGCCCAGAGCTTCGGTGTCGACCTCGCTAACGCCCGCGTCCGGGATCCCGCCGCCGGCGGCGCCGCGTTCATCGTCCCGATCGCACGCGAGATGGTGGCGCTCTGGCGTGCGGATGGGATCGCCGACGTCGTCATCGTCGAACGTCTCCGCGAGCGGCTCGTCGGCCGGGAGATCGAACCGGGGCTCGCGCGGCTGGCCAACGCTCTGATGCGACGCTGCCTCGTCCGCGAACACGGCATCAACGCGGCGGTCGCGGAAACGCTGGACGTGATCCGCGAAGGCGACTCGCTCAAGGTGCAGGATCACGACGGTGCCGATCATGAGATCGGCAACCCTCCCTTCCTCCGGCTGGCCTCGCATGCCGGCCAGGCGGACGCGGAACGGTTTCGCGACATCAGCTCCGGACGGCTCAACCTCTACTCGATCTTCGTGCGGCGCGGGCTGGCCGCGCTTCCTGCCGAAGGCATCCTGGCCTATATCATCCCCGCCTCCTTCATCGGCGGACCGGAGTTCGCGCGCTTCCGAGTTCGCGTGAGGCAGCTCGCCGAGGTGCTCGCGGTGGACATGATCAAGGGCAGGTCGACCGTGTTCATGGACGTGGTGCAGGACACCTGCATCCTGGTCTTGCGCCGACGCGATGCCGAACTGGCGGACTTGCCCTCGGCGGAGGCGGCGTGCATCACGGTCGGAGGAGACGGCTTCCCGATCTCGGAGGGCGTGGTGCAGCTGCCGCCCGGCGATGGCCCGTGGCTACTGCCGGGTGACAACCACGATCTGCCGTCGACGCTGGAGGAGTGGGGTTATTCCGCTCGGATCGGCTACCTGGTCGCCAACCGCCAGGCTGACCGGCTGCACGAGAGCCCTGCGCCCGGTCGGGTTCCGCTTATTTGGGCCAAGGCGATCGGCCAGGACGGAACCTTCGACTTCGAACGCGGCAAGCGCTTCCGCGCCAAGAGCTGGGTCGAGGCGCCGTCGGACGCTCCTTACCTCTCCCGCGTCGGCTGCGTCGCTGTGCAGCGCACGTCCGCGCGGGGTCAGCGTCGGCGAATTGCGGCTGCCGAGATCCCGGCCGGTTTTGTCAAGGAGTATGGCGGCGTTGTCGCCGAGAACCACGTCATCCTGCTCCTGCCTTCGCGTCCTGATGCTGCGTCGCCGGCGGCGCTTGCGGACGCGCTTAATCGGCCCGAGGTCGGTGATCAGCTCGACCGGATGTGCGGATCAGCGTCTATTCCGGCGAGGCTGCTTGAGCGGGTGCCGATGCCAATGCCTTAG
- a CDS encoding HAD family hydrolase: MKKLLITDVDNTLLDWQHLWFETFSAMASRVLEISGVDPARFYAECRAVHQRHGTSEYAFVLSELPSLRETFGAELLEQMQPAIDDYRAARRRHLQLYPSVLDTLQRLKSAGMIIAAFTESKAFYTNYRFRKLGLDGLIDVLYSPADHDVPFDTGAIRRYEAASYELKATVHRFTPDGEVKPNPHILTAIIAELGFEKRDVAYVGDNKLKDVHMAQQAGVLDIHAAYGAAQHRAEQYDLLKKVTHWTPEMVARENAALQPGAITPTHVLTKAFAEIVPIVLEAA, from the coding sequence GTGAAGAAGCTGTTGATCACCGATGTCGACAACACGCTGCTCGACTGGCAGCATCTGTGGTTCGAGACGTTCTCGGCGATGGCAAGCCGTGTCCTCGAAATCTCGGGCGTCGACCCCGCGCGCTTCTATGCCGAATGCAGGGCGGTTCACCAGCGGCACGGGACAAGCGAATATGCGTTTGTCCTGTCGGAGCTTCCGAGCTTGCGCGAAACCTTTGGCGCCGAGCTGCTCGAGCAAATGCAGCCGGCGATCGACGATTATCGCGCTGCGCGGCGGCGGCATCTCCAGCTTTACCCAAGCGTGCTGGATACGCTTCAACGGCTCAAATCCGCCGGCATGATCATCGCGGCATTCACCGAATCCAAGGCGTTCTACACCAACTATCGTTTTCGTAAGCTCGGCCTCGATGGGCTGATCGACGTCTTATACTCGCCGGCGGATCATGATGTACCGTTCGATACGGGGGCGATCCGCAGATATGAGGCCGCCAGTTACGAGCTGAAGGCAACGGTTCATCGCTTCACCCCTGACGGCGAGGTGAAACCAAACCCTCATATCCTCACGGCCATCATCGCTGAACTCGGGTTCGAGAAGCGCGACGTCGCATATGTTGGCGATAACAAGCTGAAGGATGTTCACATGGCGCAGCAGGCTGGCGTGCTCGACATCCACGCGGCTTATGGGGCGGCGCAGCATCGCGCCGAGCAATATGATCTACTGAAGAAGGTGACTCACTGGACACCTGAGATGGTGGCGCGCGAGAACGCGGCATTGCAGCCGGGGGCGATCACGCCCACGCATGTGCTGACGAAAGCCTTCGCCGAGATCGTCCCGATCGTACTGGAGGCGGCATGA